A window from Carassius gibelio isolate Cgi1373 ecotype wild population from Czech Republic chromosome B3, carGib1.2-hapl.c, whole genome shotgun sequence encodes these proteins:
- the LOC127953584 gene encoding nuclear factor 7, ovary, with amino-acid sequence MDSLFVEELNCPVCYEIFKDPVVLSCSHSFCKECLQRFWRTKDAQECPVCRRRSSRDDPPTNLVLRNVCESFLKERNEKCSSGSEGICSSHGEKLKLFCLEDKQPVCLVCRDSQTHDNHKFRPISEEVSSYKEKLNIALKSLQVKLKHKENIRGEFEKTVQHIKSQAEHTERQIKLQFEKLHQFLRDEEEDAIAALREEEEQKKQMMKEKLEEINRHISALSHTIKDTEERMEANDISFLQEFPVSMERVQIPSEPDPQTPSGALIHVPRYLGNLPFRVWKKMQDIIQYTPVILDPNTAHPSLVLSDDLTSVKDRWNKQPLPDNPERLDSYPCVLGSEGFNSGTHCWDVEVEGNSYWILGVTTASNQRKGREFFDTDVWSVQYGLYIRSGFPVEQGLECVRVYLDYDRGMVLFSDPVTNTRLHTFTTTFTDTVFPFFETASSLRVLPFKM; translated from the exons ATGGATTCACTATTTGTGGAAGAACTTAACTGTCCTGTGTGTTATGAAATCTTTAAGGATCCTGTTGTTTTATCATGTAGTCACAGTTTCTGTAAAGAGTGTCTTCAACGGTTCTGGAGAACCAAGGACGCTCAGGAGTGTCCTGTCTGCAGGAGAAGATCCTCGAGGGATGATCCTCCAACTAATCTTGTGTTAAGAAACGTGTGTGAGTCGTTTCTGAAGGAGAGGAACGAGAAGTGTTCGTCAGGATCTGAGGGGATCTGCAGTTCACACGGTGAGAAACTCAAACTCTTCTGTCTGGAGGACAAACAGCCGGTGTGTTTAGTGTGTAGAGATTCACAAACACACGACAACCACAAATTCAGACCCATCAGTGAAGAGGTTTCATCGTATAAG GAGAAGCTAAATATAGCACTGAAATCCTTACAAGTGAAACTTAAACACAAAGAGAACATTAGAGGGGAATTTGAGAAAACAGTTCAACACATCAAG TCTCAAGCTGAGCACACAGAGCGTCAGATTAAACTGCAGTTTGAGAAGCTTCATCAGTTTCtcagagatgaagaagaagatgcAATCGCTGCACTgagggaggaagaggagcagaagaAGCAGATGATGAAGGAGAAGCTGGAGGAGATCAACAGACACATCTCAgctctttcacacacaatcaAAGACACAGAGGAGAGGATGGAAGCCAATGACATCTCCTTTCTACAG gagtTTCCAGTCTCAATGGAAAG AGTCCAGATCCCATCAGAGCCGGATCCACAGACTCCTTCTGGAGCCTTGATTCATGTGCCACGATACTTGGGGAACCTTCCCttcagagtctggaagaagatgCAGGACATCATCCAATACA CTCCTGTGATTCTGGATCCAAACACGGCTCATCCATCTCTCGTCCTCTCTGATGATCTGACCAGTGTGAAAGACCGCTGGAACAAACAACCGCTTCCTGATAACCCAGAGAGATTGGACAGCTATCCCTGTGTTCTGGGTTCGGAGGGGTTTAACTCGGGAACACACTGCTGGGACGTGGAGGTTGAAGGGAATTCCTACTGGATTCTTGGAGTAACGACAGCGTCGAACCAAAGGAAGGGACGTGAGTTCTTTGACACGGACGTGTGGAGTGTGCAGTACGGACTTTATATAAGGTCCGGTTTTCCTGTTGAACAGGGtcttgagtgtgtgagagtgtatctGGACTATGACAGAGGAATGGTGTTGTTCTCCGATCCTGTAACTAACACACGTCTACACACATTCACAACCACCTTCACCGACACGGTCTTTCCTTTCTTCGAAACCGCTTCCTCTCTCAGAGTCTTGCCGTTCAAAATGTAG